A genomic window from Lepisosteus oculatus isolate fLepOcu1 chromosome 27, fLepOcu1.hap2, whole genome shotgun sequence includes:
- the s100w gene encoding S100 calcium binding protein W: MSKLEVAVRSLVELFEHYASQDEHKCQLSSAELKQLLQAELTSPEFKTKFDPADIEEVMAKLDKNHDGEVNFHEFCKFVGMLAQGYYRCQKGKAKK, from the exons ATGTCGAAGCTGGAGGTGGCGGTGAGGAGCCTGGTGGAGCTGTTCGAGCACTACGCCAGCCAGGACGAGCACAAGTGCCAGCTGAGCAGCGCCGAGCTCAAGCAGCTGCTGCAGGCCGAGCTCACATCCCCGGAGTTCAAG ACCAAGTTCGACCCCGCGGACATCGAGGAGGTGATGGCCAAACTGGACAAGAACCACGACGGAGAGGTCAACTTCCACGAGTTCTGCAAGTTCGTGGGCATGCTGGCCCAAGGCTACTACAGGTGCCAGAAGGGCAAGGCCAAGAAGTGA